The following are encoded together in the Mumia sp. Pv4-285 genome:
- a CDS encoding ABC transporter permease produces the protein MTTTTPAAPTTVLASPSDESTAATATTAVRLFAWRSLLKLRHTPEQAADAILIPVLFTVLFTFLFGGALAGSPQEYLQFLLPGTLVMAILLMTVYGGLSLNTDVSRGVVDRFRSLPVWQAAHVVGTLAGDVGRYVVAAALVVLLGLLLGWRPDGGAYGVVAGVGLALVFAYALSWVWASIGLLARSPESVAMLSFLIQFPLTFASNAFVDPDTMPDWLQVWVDANPVSLLVTAERGLFAGTADLGDIAWVLASSVALVAVLAPLTLRLYRRRSA, from the coding sequence ATGACCACGACGACGCCCGCCGCACCCACCACCGTGCTGGCGAGCCCGAGCGACGAGTCGACGGCGGCGACGGCGACCACCGCCGTACGCCTGTTCGCGTGGCGTTCGCTCCTCAAGCTGCGACACACGCCGGAGCAGGCTGCCGACGCGATCCTGATCCCGGTGCTCTTCACGGTGCTGTTCACCTTTCTCTTCGGAGGGGCGCTCGCCGGGTCACCGCAGGAGTACCTCCAGTTCCTCCTGCCGGGCACGCTCGTCATGGCGATCCTGCTGATGACGGTCTACGGCGGGCTGTCGCTGAACACCGACGTCAGCCGCGGCGTCGTCGATCGCTTCCGTTCGCTGCCGGTCTGGCAGGCCGCGCACGTGGTCGGCACGCTCGCCGGGGACGTCGGGCGCTACGTCGTCGCGGCGGCGCTCGTCGTGCTGCTCGGGCTCCTGCTGGGCTGGCGGCCCGACGGCGGTGCGTACGGCGTCGTCGCCGGTGTCGGGCTCGCCCTGGTGTTCGCCTACGCGCTGTCCTGGGTGTGGGCGTCCATCGGTCTCCTCGCGCGCTCGCCGGAGTCCGTCGCGATGCTGAGCTTCCTCATCCAGTTCCCGCTCACGTTCGCGAGCAACGCCTTCGTCGACCCCGACACCATGCCCGACTGGCTGCAGGTGTGGGTCGACGCGAACCCCGTCAGCCTCCTCGTGACCGCCGAGCGCGGTCTCTTCGCGGGGACGGCCGACCTGGGTGACATCGCCTGGGTCCTGGCCTCGTCCGTGGCGCTCGTCGCCGTCCTCGCCCCTCTCACCCTCCGCCTCTACCGAAGGAGATCAGCATGA
- a CDS encoding FAD-binding oxidoreductase produces MNSYGAADTVVHARTAADVAGAIHHARDTGIALTVRNGGHSIARHSTAHGGLLLDVRGLNGMTVLDRSQGLVRVGAGATWGLVAKRLAPYGLAISAGDTASVGVGGLTLGGGIGWMVRRYGLAIDAVVAAEVVTADGRVRTVDARHDPDLFWALRGGGGNVGVVTRLDFVAARVSEVVTGSIAYDPGEPHALVRGWRDHLRASDDRLTTILSIVPETPAGPPRTVVQWCFSEPDRAAAERATAGLREIAGVVADDTAVVPYADVLEEHEMPEGMQVAMRNALVPALSDDCIDAALALRGGAPTVVAFRGLGGALDWVAPDATAFAHRDAEAMVLAARMAPPGAPTPSFDAPTDDWAAVARHGTGAYVGFLDQAGPDDVASVYPPATYARLAAVKAAYDPGNLFRRNHNVVPVREGAPTL; encoded by the coding sequence ATGAACTCGTACGGCGCAGCCGACACCGTGGTGCACGCCCGTACCGCCGCCGACGTCGCCGGGGCGATCCATCACGCCCGCGACACAGGCATCGCCCTCACCGTGCGCAACGGCGGGCACAGCATCGCCCGGCACAGCACCGCGCACGGAGGGCTTCTGCTCGACGTCCGCGGGCTGAACGGCATGACCGTCCTCGACCGCTCACAGGGGCTGGTCCGGGTCGGCGCCGGCGCCACCTGGGGCCTGGTCGCCAAGCGGCTCGCGCCGTACGGGCTGGCGATCAGCGCGGGCGACACTGCGAGCGTGGGCGTCGGCGGGCTGACCCTCGGGGGAGGCATCGGCTGGATGGTGCGCCGCTACGGTCTGGCGATCGACGCCGTGGTCGCGGCCGAGGTGGTGACCGCCGACGGCAGGGTGCGTACCGTCGACGCGCGTCACGACCCTGACCTCTTCTGGGCGCTGCGCGGGGGCGGCGGCAACGTCGGCGTCGTGACCAGGCTCGACTTCGTCGCCGCCCGCGTATCGGAGGTCGTGACGGGTTCGATCGCGTACGACCCGGGTGAGCCCCACGCCCTCGTACGGGGATGGCGTGACCACCTCCGGGCCAGCGACGACCGGCTGACCACGATCCTGTCGATCGTGCCCGAGACACCGGCGGGACCACCGCGGACGGTCGTCCAGTGGTGCTTCTCCGAACCGGACCGTGCCGCCGCCGAGCGGGCGACCGCCGGTCTGCGCGAGATCGCGGGTGTGGTCGCCGACGACACCGCCGTCGTCCCGTACGCCGACGTCCTGGAGGAGCACGAGATGCCCGAGGGCATGCAGGTGGCGATGCGCAACGCGCTGGTGCCGGCGCTGTCCGACGACTGCATCGACGCCGCGCTGGCGCTCCGCGGCGGGGCGCCGACCGTGGTCGCGTTCCGCGGCCTCGGTGGTGCGCTCGACTGGGTCGCGCCGGACGCGACCGCGTTCGCGCACCGGGACGCGGAGGCCATGGTCCTCGCGGCGCGGATGGCACCACCGGGGGCGCCCACACCCTCGTTCGACGCACCGACCGACGACTGGGCCGCCGTGGCGCGGCACGGGACCGGTGCGTACGTCGGGTTCCTCGACCAGGCCGGACCGGACGACGTCGCGAGCGTCTACCCTCCGGCGACGTACGCGCGGCTCGCCGCGGTCAAGGCAGCGTACGACCCGGGCAACCTGTTCCGGCGCAACCACAACGTCGTGCCGGTACGGGAGGGCGCACCTACGCTGTAG
- a CDS encoding low temperature requirement protein A, whose product MPRIIAPRLTGLSPRDPDEQHRAATPLELLTDLCFVVAVAQASTQLHHATSEDHLASGLVHYLLVFFAIWWTWLNFAWFASAYDDDGVAYRLLTIFQIVGSLVIAAGIPRMFEGDFLLGVVGYVIMRVGLVVQWLRAAAGDPEHRTTCLRYAGGIVGVQLLWIVFLLLPESEQQVLVFLVLAALDLAVPMWAERAGRTTWHAHHIAERYGLFFIIVLGETILAVTVALQQALDEHDLDVDLVPVAAGGVLIVFSVWWLYFSRDDAARLEHARGSGLEYLWGFGHYAVFASAAAIGAALASRVDVLTDHGGSATASARLLCLAVAVLLTVMWLLKVLPDDRSLATSARWGIAVVLVLALAGVEGPELWVGVVCVVLLCTELLSQARSTDRGAPGPA is encoded by the coding sequence GTGCCGAGGATCATCGCGCCCCGCCTGACCGGGCTGTCCCCGCGCGACCCGGACGAGCAGCACCGAGCCGCGACACCGCTGGAGCTGCTCACCGACCTGTGCTTCGTCGTCGCGGTGGCCCAGGCGTCGACGCAGCTGCACCACGCCACGAGCGAGGACCACCTCGCGTCCGGGCTGGTCCACTACCTGCTCGTCTTCTTCGCGATCTGGTGGACGTGGCTGAACTTCGCCTGGTTCGCGTCGGCGTACGACGACGACGGGGTCGCGTACCGGCTGCTCACGATCTTCCAGATTGTGGGCTCGCTGGTGATCGCCGCCGGCATCCCGCGCATGTTCGAGGGCGACTTCCTGCTCGGCGTGGTCGGCTACGTGATCATGCGCGTCGGGCTGGTCGTCCAGTGGCTGCGTGCCGCCGCCGGCGACCCGGAGCACCGGACGACGTGCCTGCGGTACGCCGGCGGGATCGTGGGGGTCCAGCTCCTGTGGATCGTGTTCCTCCTCCTGCCCGAGAGCGAGCAGCAGGTGCTCGTCTTCCTGGTGCTGGCAGCCCTCGACCTCGCGGTGCCGATGTGGGCCGAGCGTGCGGGGCGTACGACCTGGCACGCGCACCACATCGCCGAGCGCTACGGGCTGTTCTTCATCATCGTGCTCGGCGAGACGATCCTCGCGGTCACGGTGGCCCTCCAGCAGGCGCTCGACGAGCACGACCTCGACGTGGACCTCGTGCCGGTGGCGGCCGGCGGCGTCCTGATCGTCTTCTCCGTGTGGTGGCTGTACTTCTCCCGCGACGACGCGGCCCGTCTGGAGCATGCCCGCGGGAGCGGTCTGGAGTACCTGTGGGGCTTCGGCCACTACGCGGTGTTCGCGTCGGCGGCGGCGATCGGCGCGGCGCTCGCGTCACGGGTCGACGTGCTCACCGACCACGGCGGGTCCGCGACGGCCAGCGCACGGCTGCTGTGCCTGGCGGTGGCGGTGCTGCTCACGGTGATGTGGCTGCTGAAGGTGCTGCCCGACGACCGTTCGCTCGCGACCAGCGCCCGTTGGGGCATCGCGGTGGTGCTCGTGCTGGCGCTCGCCGGGGTCGAGGGTCCCGAGCTGTGGGTCGGTGTGGTGTGCGTCGTGCTGCTGTGCACAGAGCTCCTCTCGCAGGCGCGGAGCACGGATCGAGGTGCACCGGGCCCCGCGTGA
- the tmk gene encoding dTMP kinase, translating to MGDDPAGTAADTETTGIRAVMRIPAFRRFWAALGVASLADWIGLLALTAFANDIATGYAGKNFAIAGVLFARLAPALVIGPFGGYVADRLDRRLVLTTGLFLRAVIFASIPLVGTLWWLLVATVLIEAVNAVWMPTKDATVPTLVSRDQLEDANRINLATTYGSALPAAVLFIVATFATKVVDGLSPVTIPPVDPVMYVVAAAFAIGGFIFLGVRGMPSGGAVPEDEQVGIFRTIGDGWAYVFKTPLIRGLVVGIVGAFACGGVVIGLGRVFVGDLGAGDPGYGTLFGAVFLGLGLGMWRGPSVLPQVSRPRLFGVALFGAGIGLFVTALVHNMALVSLLVIVVGFCAGVAWITGYTLLGLEVDEQMRGRTFAFVQSMVRLTLAAVLAIAPLVSGVIGSHTVQMRDLGQYTYTGSQITILISSLFAIVFGLLAFRQMNDRHGLSFIAEVRQDARTAPAYSQSGLFIAFEGGEGAGKSTQAWMLAEALRADGYRVLLTREPGATEVGATVRSIVLDPATGELSPRTEMLLYAADKAEHLRQVVSPALERGDIVITDRYVDSTLAYQAGGRGLDLGEVEFVARWATSRLRPHLTVLLDVAPTLGRSRFGEADRLEAEPEEFHQRVRDTFLELASKDRDHYMVVRADRGVVDIADAVLDRLQPLLGHVVRVIEPMRPPPAGSPFEHRPSPVAPSGMGDGGSSRAPVDPSALEEHVESVEQAFRGFGESERPDEPRSQARAPQDER from the coding sequence GTGGGAGACGATCCGGCAGGCACTGCGGCCGACACTGAGACGACCGGCATCCGTGCAGTGATGAGGATCCCGGCGTTCCGCCGGTTCTGGGCGGCGCTCGGCGTCGCGTCGCTGGCGGACTGGATCGGCCTGCTCGCGCTGACCGCGTTCGCCAACGACATCGCGACCGGCTACGCCGGCAAGAACTTCGCGATCGCGGGCGTCCTCTTCGCCCGTCTCGCGCCCGCGCTGGTGATCGGCCCGTTCGGTGGCTACGTCGCCGACCGGCTCGACCGGCGTCTCGTCCTGACGACCGGCCTGTTCCTGCGGGCCGTCATCTTCGCGAGCATCCCGCTGGTCGGCACTCTCTGGTGGCTGCTGGTCGCGACCGTCCTCATCGAGGCGGTCAACGCGGTCTGGATGCCGACCAAGGACGCCACGGTCCCGACGCTCGTCTCACGCGACCAGCTCGAGGACGCCAACCGCATCAACCTGGCCACCACGTACGGCTCGGCGCTGCCGGCGGCGGTCCTCTTCATCGTCGCCACCTTCGCCACCAAGGTCGTGGACGGACTGTCGCCGGTGACGATCCCGCCGGTGGACCCGGTGATGTACGTCGTCGCGGCCGCGTTCGCGATCGGCGGCTTCATCTTCCTCGGCGTCCGCGGCATGCCGTCGGGTGGTGCCGTCCCCGAGGACGAGCAGGTCGGCATCTTCCGCACGATCGGCGACGGCTGGGCGTACGTCTTCAAGACCCCGCTCATCCGCGGCCTGGTCGTCGGCATCGTCGGCGCATTCGCGTGCGGCGGTGTCGTGATCGGTCTCGGTCGGGTGTTCGTCGGCGACCTCGGTGCCGGCGACCCCGGCTACGGCACGCTGTTCGGCGCGGTGTTCCTCGGCCTCGGCCTCGGCATGTGGCGCGGCCCGTCGGTCCTCCCGCAGGTGAGCCGACCGCGGCTCTTCGGTGTCGCGCTGTTCGGGGCCGGCATCGGCCTGTTCGTCACGGCACTCGTCCACAACATGGCGCTGGTCTCGCTGCTCGTCATCGTGGTCGGCTTCTGTGCGGGAGTCGCCTGGATCACCGGTTACACGCTGCTCGGCCTCGAGGTCGACGAGCAGATGCGCGGCCGGACCTTCGCGTTCGTCCAGTCGATGGTGCGGCTCACGCTCGCTGCGGTGCTGGCGATCGCGCCGCTCGTGTCCGGCGTCATCGGCTCGCACACCGTGCAGATGCGCGACCTGGGCCAGTACACGTACACCGGGTCCCAGATCACGATCCTGATCTCGTCGCTGTTCGCGATCGTGTTCGGTCTGCTCGCGTTCCGTCAGATGAACGACCGGCACGGGCTCTCGTTCATCGCCGAGGTCCGCCAGGATGCGCGGACGGCTCCGGCCTACTCGCAGAGCGGCCTCTTCATCGCCTTCGAGGGCGGTGAGGGTGCGGGCAAGTCGACGCAGGCCTGGATGCTCGCGGAGGCGTTGCGCGCCGACGGATACCGCGTGCTCCTCACCCGCGAGCCGGGCGCGACCGAGGTCGGCGCCACGGTGCGCTCGATCGTTCTCGACCCCGCGACGGGTGAGCTCTCCCCCCGCACGGAGATGCTCCTGTACGCCGCCGACAAGGCCGAGCACCTCCGGCAGGTCGTCTCGCCGGCGCTGGAGCGTGGAGACATCGTCATCACCGACCGCTACGTCGACTCGACCCTCGCCTACCAGGCAGGCGGACGCGGCCTCGACCTCGGAGAGGTGGAGTTCGTCGCGCGCTGGGCGACGTCGCGGCTGCGCCCCCACCTGACGGTCCTGCTCGACGTCGCCCCCACGCTCGGGCGTTCGCGATTCGGTGAGGCCGACCGGCTCGAGGCGGAGCCCGAGGAGTTCCACCAGCGGGTCCGCGACACCTTCCTCGAGCTGGCGTCCAAGGACCGCGACCACTACATGGTCGTCCGCGCAGACCGCGGCGTCGTCGACATCGCCGACGCGGTGCTCGACCGGCTCCAGCCCCTGCTGGGCCACGTCGTCCGTGTGATCGAGCCGATGCGGCCGCCACCGGCAGGTTCGCCGTTCGAGCACCGTCCGTCGCCGGTCGCGCCGTCCGGGATGGGCGACGGAGGATCGTCGCGCGCACCGGTCGACCCCTCCGCCCTCGAGGAGCACGTCGAGTCGGTCGAGCAGGCGTTCCGCGGGTTCGGCGAGTCCGAGCGCCCGGACGAGCCGCGCTCGCAGGCTCGCGCTCCTCAGGACGAGCGATGA
- a CDS encoding DNA polymerase III subunit delta' produces the protein MTVWDDLVGQDAVVDTLRTAVGAAQERLAGGPGGAMTHAWLFTGPPGSGRSNAARAFAAALQCLEGGCGVCRACRTALAGAHPDVSLVSTDGLSIDVAEVREQVRLAALRPSDGRWQVVVVEDADRLTEKAADALLKSLEEPPPRTVWMLCAPTAEDVIVTIRSRSRQVVLRTPPVAAVAQMLAVREQISPDLALQAARAAQGHVGRARALATKEAVRERRRAVLAIPGSLTSIGACLDAAATITQTASAQADEVAERLEDTERDALKMEFGVEDRGRRPAGYAGRLGALEKDHKRRRTRIARDSIDGVLIDLLSYYRDVLATQTAPGAELVNADVADGVRRLADAGTAEQTLVRIEAILACREALEANAAPQLALEHLLLQLRL, from the coding sequence ATGACGGTCTGGGACGACCTGGTCGGCCAGGACGCGGTCGTCGACACGCTGCGTACGGCCGTGGGCGCCGCGCAGGAGCGGCTCGCCGGAGGCCCTGGCGGGGCGATGACGCATGCGTGGTTGTTCACCGGTCCTCCCGGGTCGGGGCGCTCCAACGCCGCGCGTGCGTTCGCGGCCGCGCTGCAGTGCCTCGAGGGTGGCTGCGGTGTGTGTCGAGCCTGTCGTACGGCGTTGGCCGGCGCGCACCCCGACGTCTCCCTCGTCAGCACCGACGGCCTCAGCATCGACGTCGCCGAGGTGCGCGAGCAGGTCCGGCTCGCGGCGCTGCGTCCCAGCGACGGGCGGTGGCAGGTGGTCGTGGTCGAGGACGCCGACCGGCTCACCGAGAAGGCGGCCGACGCGCTGCTCAAGAGTCTTGAGGAGCCGCCCCCTCGTACGGTGTGGATGCTGTGCGCGCCGACGGCCGAGGACGTGATCGTGACGATCCGCTCGCGCTCGCGTCAGGTCGTCCTCCGTACGCCGCCGGTCGCCGCCGTTGCGCAGATGCTGGCCGTCAGGGAGCAAATCTCTCCCGACCTGGCGCTTCAGGCGGCCCGTGCCGCCCAGGGGCACGTCGGCCGGGCGCGCGCACTGGCGACGAAAGAAGCAGTCCGCGAGCGCAGGCGAGCGGTGCTGGCGATCCCGGGTTCGCTGACGTCGATCGGCGCCTGTCTCGATGCTGCCGCGACGATCACGCAGACCGCCTCGGCCCAGGCCGACGAGGTCGCCGAACGCCTGGAGGACACCGAGCGCGACGCGCTCAAGATGGAGTTCGGCGTCGAGGACCGAGGGCGTCGTCCGGCCGGCTACGCCGGTCGGCTCGGCGCGCTGGAGAAGGACCACAAGCGTCGCCGGACGCGCATCGCCCGCGACTCGATCGACGGTGTGCTGATCGACCTGCTGTCCTACTACCGCGACGTCCTCGCGACGCAGACGGCCCCAGGAGCCGAGCTGGTGAATGCCGACGTCGCCGACGGTGTGCGGCGACTCGCGGACGCCGGGACGGCCGAGCAGACCCTCGTACGCATCGAGGCGATCCTCGCGTGCCGCGAGGCCCTCGAGGCCAACGCCGCACCCCAGCTCGCGCTCGAGCACCTGCTGCTCCAGCTGCGACTCTGA
- a CDS encoding alpha/beta hydrolase, translating to MRRSIIAVVVVALLGLSACGSAADSRDSGLTNGTPTSEPPPADDLDPALQAFYEQDVSWDKCGRYECASAEVPLDYAAPDGERVTLQLRRLPAGDPGARVGSLFINPGGPGGSGVDYVASFTASAGDDVLDAYDVVGFDPRGVGASTPLECADTAQLDAYVNTDPTPDDASEEQAYYDAAKTLGERCQSQSGDLASHVSTVEVAKDLDILRAVVGDSSLHYLGASYGTMIGATYAELFPKRAGRLVLDGAIDPTIDAEGLNRGQAEGFQTALVAYLESCTKDADCPLGNDVDAAQQKLSDFLGDLDQNPLATSTSGRPLTEALGFYGIAVTLYVEEYWELLTRALRQAFDGNGTQLLFLADQYLSRDENGYTDNSVVALNAVNCLDDPSTVTLDQARDSQAEFTEASPVFGRSFAWSPVTCTAWPIKPAEPAPEIDAAGAPPIVVVGTTRDPATPYRWAQAMAAQLDSGVLVSRDGDGHTGYSMGNECVDDAVDDFLVTGTPPKDGLEC from the coding sequence GTGCGTCGAAGCATCATCGCTGTCGTCGTCGTCGCACTGCTGGGCCTGAGCGCGTGTGGGAGCGCCGCAGACTCACGCGACTCCGGGCTCACGAACGGCACTCCGACGAGCGAGCCGCCGCCCGCAGACGACCTCGACCCGGCCCTGCAGGCCTTCTACGAGCAGGACGTCTCGTGGGACAAGTGCGGGCGCTACGAGTGTGCGAGTGCCGAGGTGCCGCTCGACTACGCCGCCCCTGACGGAGAGCGGGTCACGCTGCAGCTGCGCCGTCTGCCCGCCGGTGACCCAGGTGCGCGGGTTGGCTCCTTGTTCATCAACCCCGGAGGTCCTGGCGGCTCGGGCGTCGACTACGTCGCGAGCTTCACCGCCAGCGCCGGCGACGACGTCCTCGACGCCTACGACGTGGTCGGGTTCGACCCGCGCGGCGTCGGAGCGAGCACGCCGTTGGAGTGTGCCGACACCGCTCAGCTCGATGCCTACGTCAACACCGACCCGACGCCCGACGACGCGTCCGAGGAGCAGGCCTACTACGACGCCGCCAAGACGCTCGGCGAGCGCTGCCAGTCCCAGTCGGGTGACCTCGCGTCCCATGTGTCGACCGTCGAGGTGGCCAAGGACCTCGACATCCTGCGGGCCGTCGTCGGTGACTCGTCGCTGCACTACCTGGGCGCCTCGTACGGCACGATGATCGGCGCCACCTACGCCGAGCTGTTCCCGAAGCGTGCGGGGCGACTGGTGCTCGACGGCGCCATCGACCCCACGATCGACGCGGAGGGCCTCAACCGTGGCCAGGCCGAGGGCTTCCAGACCGCCCTCGTTGCCTACCTCGAGTCGTGCACGAAGGACGCCGACTGCCCGCTCGGCAACGACGTCGACGCTGCCCAGCAGAAGCTCTCGGACTTCCTCGGCGACCTCGACCAGAACCCGTTGGCCACGTCGACGTCCGGACGACCGCTGACGGAGGCGCTCGGCTTCTACGGCATCGCGGTCACCCTCTACGTCGAGGAATACTGGGAGCTCCTGACGCGAGCACTGCGTCAGGCGTTCGACGGCAACGGCACGCAGCTGCTGTTCCTCGCCGACCAATACCTCTCCCGCGACGAGAACGGCTACACCGACAACTCGGTCGTCGCTCTGAACGCCGTGAACTGCCTGGACGACCCGTCCACGGTGACGCTCGACCAGGCGCGCGACTCGCAGGCGGAGTTCACCGAGGCCTCCCCGGTGTTCGGGCGCAGCTTCGCGTGGTCGCCGGTCACCTGCACCGCGTGGCCGATCAAACCGGCAGAGCCTGCGCCTGAGATCGACGCGGCCGGTGCACCGCCGATCGTCGTCGTCGGCACGACGCGCGACCCGGCCACCCCCTACCGATGGGCGCAGGCGATGGCCGCGCAGCTCGACTCAGGGGTCCTCGTGAGCCGAGACGGTGACGGTCACACCGGCTACTCGATGGGCAACGAGTGCGTCGACGACGCCGTTGACGACTTCCTGGTCACGGGCACCCCGCCGAAGGACGGTCTGGAGTGCTGA
- a CDS encoding pyridoxamine 5'-phosphate oxidase family protein, whose amino-acid sequence MPRIAFDDAALVEFMSTYHLATVTTLRPDGTPHVVPVGVTYDAPTRTARVITNQGSVKVRNVEASEGPARIAFGHIDGAHWLTLEGVARVTRDPDEIADAVRRYAQRYRQPRENPDRVAIVVEVDRIMGRLP is encoded by the coding sequence ATGCCCCGCATCGCCTTCGACGACGCGGCCCTCGTCGAGTTCATGAGCACGTACCATCTGGCGACCGTGACGACCCTGCGCCCGGACGGGACCCCGCACGTCGTCCCGGTCGGTGTCACGTACGACGCACCGACGCGCACCGCCCGTGTGATCACGAACCAGGGTTCGGTCAAGGTGCGCAACGTCGAGGCGAGCGAGGGCCCGGCACGCATCGCGTTCGGCCACATCGACGGCGCACACTGGCTCACCCTCGAGGGCGTCGCCCGCGTCACCCGTGACCCCGACGAGATCGCCGACGCCGTACGCCGGTACGCGCAGCGCTACCGGCAGCCGCGGGAGAATCCCGACCGCGTCGCGATCGTCGTGGAGGTCGACCGGATCATGGGCCGGCTTCCCTGA
- a CDS encoding chorismate mutase, with product MSEPLEPSPGNADPTALAELESMRASIDNIDAALVHILAERFKCTKRVGRLKADYDLPPADPEREARQIARLRALAADADLDPAFAEKFLNFIISEVIRHHEAFRG from the coding sequence GTGAGCGAACCCCTCGAGCCGTCGCCCGGCAACGCCGATCCGACCGCCCTCGCCGAGCTGGAGTCGATGCGCGCGAGCATCGACAACATCGACGCTGCGCTGGTCCACATCCTCGCGGAGCGGTTCAAGTGCACGAAGCGAGTGGGCCGGCTCAAGGCCGACTACGACCTCCCGCCGGCCGATCCCGAGCGCGAGGCCCGTCAGATCGCTCGCCTCCGCGCACTCGCCGCCGATGCAGACCTCGACCCGGCCTTCGCCGAGAAGTTCCTCAACTTCATCATCTCCGAGGTCATCCGCCACCACGAAGCCTTCCGCGGCTGA
- a CDS encoding MFS transporter yields the protein MSAAAPVTTARLRHDRALVLFTAARVVAVTGSAVTGVAMPLLVLQLSGSAFLTALVAAGQVAPYLMFGLIAGAVADRVPRRRLMVAAQLSSAAALTTVPLAHAADLLAPAHALVVVLVVATSFVWFDAAAFGALPAIVGRDRIVAANSLVWTSSTLVAIAAPALGGLLVAWLGAAQALSVDAAAYVGTAVLVLAIAAPMGPLAVGGPGDESVIRATLRADIREGLRFVLRQPTVRDLTLVGVGNSIAGGAVTALLVLLAVDELGVPGDGRRYGVMLAAAAAGGFLAASALPWLSRRLPTGWLTLGGLALGVPAVAGLAATPSYTTVLILLLGWAFSNTLVILNGIATRQRVTPDHLQARVNTTARMIAWGGTPFGAVLGGLAAQLTGVPIALGGAATVLAVSLGIATSTGLRRRDFGSNDV from the coding sequence ATGAGTGCCGCGGCTCCGGTCACCACCGCGCGCCTGCGCCACGACCGCGCGCTCGTGCTGTTCACGGCGGCTCGCGTGGTGGCAGTCACGGGCTCGGCGGTGACCGGAGTCGCCATGCCGCTGCTCGTCTTGCAGCTGTCGGGATCCGCGTTCCTCACCGCCCTTGTCGCGGCCGGCCAGGTGGCGCCCTACCTGATGTTCGGGTTGATCGCGGGCGCCGTCGCCGACCGAGTGCCGCGGCGAAGGCTGATGGTTGCCGCCCAGCTGTCCTCGGCGGCGGCACTCACCACCGTGCCGCTCGCGCACGCCGCCGACTTGCTGGCCCCCGCGCATGCGCTCGTCGTGGTGCTTGTGGTGGCGACCTCGTTCGTCTGGTTCGACGCGGCCGCGTTCGGCGCGCTGCCTGCGATCGTTGGTCGCGACCGGATCGTCGCGGCCAACAGCCTCGTGTGGACGAGCTCAACCCTCGTCGCCATCGCCGCCCCCGCCCTCGGCGGACTGCTGGTCGCGTGGCTCGGCGCAGCGCAGGCTCTGAGCGTCGACGCGGCGGCGTACGTCGGCACGGCCGTTCTCGTGCTCGCCATCGCGGCCCCGATGGGGCCGCTGGCGGTCGGGGGGCCTGGGGATGAATCGGTGATCCGTGCAACGCTCCGGGCCGACATCCGCGAGGGACTGCGGTTCGTGCTGCGGCAACCGACGGTGCGCGACCTCACCCTCGTCGGGGTCGGCAACTCCATCGCCGGCGGCGCGGTCACCGCACTGCTGGTCCTCCTCGCGGTCGACGAGCTCGGAGTCCCGGGCGACGGACGGAGGTATGGCGTCATGCTCGCGGCGGCCGCGGCCGGCGGCTTCCTCGCCGCGAGCGCACTCCCATGGCTGTCGCGGCGACTCCCCACGGGCTGGCTGACGCTGGGCGGTCTGGCACTCGGCGTCCCCGCGGTCGCCGGCCTCGCGGCAACTCCGTCCTACACCACGGTGCTGATCCTGTTGCTGGGCTGGGCGTTCTCGAACACGCTCGTGATCCTCAACGGCATCGCCACCCGCCAACGCGTCACGCCCGACCACCTTCAGGCTCGGGTCAACACCACCGCACGCATGATCGCCTGGGGCGGCACCCCGTTCGGCGCAGTGCTCGGTGGACTCGCGGCCCAGCTCACCGGCGTGCCCATCGCCCTGGGCGGGGCCGCCACGGTGCTCGCCGTCAGCCTCGGCATCGCAACGAGCACTGGCCTTCGCCGCCGCGACTTCGGCAGCAACGACGTGTGA